A genomic segment from Chloroflexota bacterium encodes:
- a CDS encoding dipeptidase, giving the protein MSYCIYVGKNLSEAGHAFLAGYGDEPSSHWLEIVPSRSHPIGTMITVGVTNKADFPGELTQIPQVAETAKYMATHYSYYKGLPAPLINGGINEHHVAVRDVWSPSRRELREITPKNQTGLNYSDLARIVLERATTAREGVEIIGDLIGQYGYATYGGNSHMIADANEGWIVIEFAGGQGLWAAERLGPDDIRVSRPGYIGEIPPDYPENPNYLGSANLINFAIQQGWYHPTMGEPFNINHVYGDGKMEWPGVAWISNELWKRANRSPKLTLRDMMWALRTPKLTGDTAGYGQVVELRPDIHPELGVLWHAQGPAISAPFVPFYLGASDIPPEFKKHRYLTADESALFISPDSDSPKQKSSVSQSIESTRSAFRVFKRLFYLIMQHHEKFLPEVTETLDAFEARLIQQQRGIEKTALTLYQVGEVELARNYLTYFSHTEAMRSLRLAEALSNSIEARTKLLYDHDDLLGSPSPDVLW; this is encoded by the coding sequence ATGAGCTACTGCATTTATGTGGGTAAGAATCTAAGCGAAGCTGGTCATGCGTTTTTGGCGGGATATGGGGATGAACCTTCGAGCCATTGGCTCGAGATTGTGCCATCACGAAGCCATCCAATTGGCACAATGATCACTGTAGGAGTCACCAATAAGGCCGATTTCCCAGGGGAACTTACCCAAATCCCACAAGTGGCAGAAACGGCCAAATATATGGCTACACACTACTCGTATTACAAAGGATTGCCAGCCCCGCTGATTAATGGCGGGATAAATGAACACCACGTAGCTGTTCGTGATGTTTGGTCTCCATCACGTCGAGAATTGCGGGAGATCACTCCGAAGAACCAAACAGGTCTTAATTACAGCGATTTAGCCCGAATTGTACTGGAAAGAGCCACAACTGCCCGGGAAGGCGTTGAAATCATCGGTGATCTGATTGGTCAGTATGGATATGCAACCTATGGGGGGAACTCACACATGATTGCTGATGCCAATGAAGGCTGGATTGTGATTGAATTTGCCGGGGGGCAAGGGCTGTGGGCGGCTGAAAGGCTGGGGCCAGACGACATCCGCGTCTCTCGGCCTGGCTATATTGGCGAAATACCACCAGATTATCCAGAAAACCCAAACTATCTTGGTTCAGCCAACCTGATTAATTTTGCGATTCAACAAGGGTGGTACCATCCCACAATGGGCGAGCCATTCAACATCAATCACGTTTATGGCGATGGGAAAATGGAATGGCCTGGGGTTGCCTGGATTTCCAATGAGTTATGGAAACGCGCTAATCGTTCCCCAAAACTCACTTTGCGCGACATGATGTGGGCATTACGCACACCCAAATTGACGGGTGACACGGCTGGGTATGGTCAGGTCGTTGAATTACGTCCGGATATTCATCCAGAGCTTGGCGTTCTCTGGCACGCACAAGGCCCTGCTATTTCAGCTCCCTTTGTGCCATTTTATTTGGGGGCTAGCGACATTCCACCCGAATTCAAAAAGCACCGCTACCTGACCGCGGATGAATCGGCTTTATTCATTTCTCCTGACTCAGATTCCCCAAAACAAAAATCATCTGTATCCCAATCGATCGAATCCACCCGTTCCGCATTTCGTGTCTTCAAGCGTCTTTTTTACCTTATAATGCAGCATCACGAAAAGTTCTTACCCGAAGTGACCGAGACTTTGGATGCCTTTGAAGCAAGGCTTATCCAGCAGCAACGAGGGATTGAAAAAACGGCCCTCACTTTGTACCAGGTTGGGGAAGTCGAATTGGCGCGCAATTATTTAACCTATTTCAGCCATACAGAAGCGATGCGATCTTTGCGCCTGGCGGAAGCACTATCGAATAGTATTGAAGCTCGCACAAAACTGTTATATGACCACGACGATCTATTGGGCTCTCCTTCACCAGATGTGTTGTGGTAA
- a CDS encoding recombinase family protein, with protein MTSNPQEVILYARVSTEEQASDEHFSIEAQLNEMKEYARVRGWVVKNEFIDGGVSGTSMDRPQLDAALTVVKAQECDVLLVHELSRLSRSSIYETFEVLELLGKNGAGFASVKEPDFDFADPSSRLFLTILAAMNQYYVDLLRMHTAKAKHERARQGLYNASFAPFGYTHIGGPKDPPEIHATNSQAVVMAFENYAIGRYTYQEIAEILNTGDYRTSKGRRFSKDSIAQMLRNPFYMGKVVYRSHPTNQTELFDGLHAPIISEELWMRCKMVRDSHGSSSRAVQKPFRVYLLSQLARCDVCQRSLRSQGADAGTYYREMSYQRGYLDCPHQRLGTRTELVDAYMDAIIEGIQLPEDWLQEIRHQIGDDEELSSIRRKRQQLEAQRKRLKRLYIGGDFEEDIDLYRRESERIRRELDNIPTYDQLDGLKSTIQVVKSLHETWGRAEPADRRDLLRLMLRKVWVDVVENRLVALQPKAFLYPIFRSMEIMEERELGYFVPRWSEKHVDLLTFPQLERITQTPEQGVALPFVIHSPLEPKADKRIASGVSQALKLQRNTGIAVETICQVITPQRMELPIDLRRWPKANYTTIPFKALFDQPLEHMDVLITQYPLWDGMLPKQSPEELIAEVWQRMKPGGVWYLTDVLPQDMPAHWVYRYFPSAWEWVTSHTWNLYMLYNRLRNQGFETDVKRHLFYQPMALRIASGVGNTRPGVLAHLSDTQFNEGMGALQREMEQKGSDFILGSEFNIVEAWAQKPISEGE; from the coding sequence ATGACTTCAAACCCACAGGAAGTAATCCTTTACGCCCGTGTTTCAACCGAAGAACAAGCCTCGGACGAACACTTTTCCATCGAAGCCCAGCTTAATGAGATGAAAGAGTATGCCAGAGTTCGGGGTTGGGTCGTGAAGAACGAATTCATTGATGGCGGAGTGTCAGGCACCAGCATGGATCGCCCGCAGCTTGATGCGGCATTGACCGTGGTCAAGGCGCAAGAATGTGATGTGCTCCTGGTGCATGAACTGTCCAGACTGTCGCGCTCCTCGATTTATGAAACCTTCGAGGTGCTGGAGCTGTTGGGGAAAAATGGGGCTGGGTTTGCTTCGGTCAAAGAACCTGATTTTGATTTTGCGGATCCAAGTAGTCGTCTGTTCCTAACCATTCTGGCGGCTATGAATCAATATTATGTTGACCTGCTGCGCATGCACACCGCCAAGGCGAAACACGAGCGTGCCCGTCAGGGTTTGTATAATGCTTCCTTTGCGCCCTTTGGCTATACTCATATCGGTGGGCCGAAAGACCCACCTGAAATTCACGCAACGAATTCGCAAGCTGTTGTCATGGCGTTTGAAAATTACGCCATCGGTCGATACACTTATCAGGAAATCGCCGAAATCCTGAATACTGGCGACTATCGAACCAGTAAAGGCCGACGCTTCTCGAAGGACTCCATCGCTCAAATGCTGCGCAATCCGTTCTATATGGGCAAGGTCGTCTACCGCTCGCATCCGACCAACCAAACAGAACTCTTTGATGGACTGCATGCCCCGATTATTTCGGAAGAACTTTGGATGCGCTGCAAAATGGTGCGCGATTCGCATGGCTCTTCCTCCCGAGCGGTGCAAAAACCGTTCCGGGTCTATTTGCTCTCCCAACTGGCGCGTTGTGATGTCTGCCAGCGCAGTTTGCGATCACAGGGTGCGGATGCGGGCACCTACTACCGTGAAATGTCCTACCAGCGAGGTTACCTCGACTGTCCCCATCAGCGCTTGGGGACTCGCACAGAACTGGTGGATGCCTACATGGACGCGATCATCGAAGGGATCCAATTACCAGAAGATTGGCTGCAAGAAATTCGTCATCAGATTGGTGATGACGAAGAATTATCCAGTATTCGCAGAAAACGCCAGCAGTTGGAAGCCCAGCGCAAGCGTTTGAAACGACTATATATTGGCGGCGACTTCGAGGAGGATATTGATCTCTACAGAAGGGAATCGGAACGCATCCGGCGCGAACTGGATAATATCCCCACCTACGATCAATTGGATGGGCTGAAAAGTACGATCCAGGTAGTGAAAAGCTTGCATGAAACCTGGGGACGGGCGGAGCCCGCGGACCGGCGCGATTTATTACGTTTGATGCTTCGCAAGGTGTGGGTGGATGTGGTCGAAAACCGGTTGGTGGCCTTACAACCCAAGGCGTTCTTGTATCCCATATTTCGCAGCATGGAAATCATGGAAGAGCGTGAACTGGGCTATTTCGTCCCCCGCTGGAGTGAGAAACACGTTGATTTGTTGACCTTTCCCCAATTGGAGAGAATCACTCAGACTCCGGAACAGGGGGTGGCGCTACCCTTTGTGATCCACTCGCCTTTGGAGCCTAAAGCAGACAAACGAATTGCATCGGGTGTCAGTCAGGCGTTGAAGTTGCAGCGGAATACAGGTATCGCCGTTGAGACCATCTGCCAGGTAATCACCCCGCAGCGAATGGAACTGCCAATCGATCTGCGCCGCTGGCCAAAAGCCAACTATACTACTATCCCCTTCAAGGCACTCTTCGATCAGCCGCTTGAGCACATGGATGTTTTGATCACCCAATATCCGCTTTGGGATGGCATGCTCCCAAAGCAATCGCCCGAAGAACTGATTGCAGAAGTTTGGCAGCGGATGAAGCCGGGGGGCGTATGGTATCTTACCGATGTCCTTCCGCAGGATATGCCCGCGCATTGGGTGTATCGCTATTTCCCATCCGCATGGGAATGGGTCACCAGCCACACCTGGAATCTGTATATGCTTTACAACCGGCTCCGCAACCAGGGATTTGAGACGGATGTTAAACGGCACTTGTTCTATCAACCCATGGCGCTGCGCATAGCCAGTGGTGTTGGCAACACGCGCCCTGGGGTATTGGCACATCTCTCGGATACTCAATTTAATGAAGGCATGGGAGCCTTGCAGAGAGAAATGGAGCAAAAAGGCAGCGATTTCATCCTGGGGTCTGAATTCAATATTGTCGAAGCCTGGGCGCAGAAACCAATTTCAGAGGGGGAGTAG
- a CDS encoding recombinase family protein yields the protein METQIPHLRAVGYRRVSMKEQVDGHSLAAQEANIRQYAAQQDWELTQIYTDAGHSAKQGSYRPALDRLMKDAQKGRYDIVVVDKIDRFYRHLSGLLVALDLLNQHGVTFASVKEKLDFTTPWGKLMLTVLGMLAEIYLDNLRQETIKGKLQRARSGLWNGNIPFGYCRGLCSKCTDPNGKDYCPEYGQVDKSDGKVLHPHPIEKWVVQKIFKHYLSGEHSDASIAEIINAGSHCLPDGTHIPLRHKGIPGRIPPGSFSRDTVRGILQRIFYTGMIPYYGRDKNGKSNKRKPPRLFDGLHPALVDASEFQAVQELRRERARIPHERTACKVRVYPLTGVLYCAACGGRFRGSSLNNRRIYRDSHQVERTHDCSQPSLKASYVERSLVGLLQKTLLSAEVTEGMLSSQLQLEEAQERRERANILFLAGEIDKAMYDREIEKCEFVRETLLFYGTDAKIASVSEVLDQLRDWQALSEIKKKRLFRLVLERAYVQGNTFVAIQPTVVFAPLLNQYFPNGKQRCSCGPDGGGHHPK from the coding sequence ATGGAAACACAAATCCCCCATCTCAGGGCCGTCGGCTACCGACGCGTCTCGATGAAAGAGCAGGTGGATGGCCACAGCCTGGCGGCTCAGGAGGCTAATATTCGCCAGTATGCAGCCCAGCAGGACTGGGAGCTGACCCAAATCTACACCGATGCGGGTCACTCTGCCAAGCAGGGCAGTTATCGTCCAGCGTTAGACCGCTTGATGAAAGACGCCCAAAAAGGCCGCTATGATATTGTGGTGGTCGACAAAATCGATCGCTTCTACCGCCATCTGAGTGGTTTGCTGGTGGCGCTTGATCTACTCAATCAGCACGGTGTGACGTTTGCATCGGTCAAGGAAAAACTGGATTTCACGACCCCCTGGGGCAAGTTGATGCTGACTGTGTTGGGGATGCTCGCAGAAATATATTTGGATAATTTGCGCCAGGAGACGATCAAGGGCAAATTGCAGCGCGCACGTTCTGGTTTGTGGAATGGCAATATCCCTTTTGGTTATTGCCGCGGTCTTTGTTCCAAATGCACGGATCCGAATGGAAAAGACTATTGCCCGGAATATGGGCAGGTGGATAAAAGCGATGGCAAAGTACTTCATCCCCACCCCATTGAGAAATGGGTCGTTCAGAAGATATTTAAACACTATCTCAGCGGGGAGCATTCGGATGCCTCGATTGCGGAAATCATCAATGCAGGCAGCCACTGTTTACCGGATGGAACACACATTCCCCTGCGGCACAAAGGCATTCCGGGGCGTATTCCGCCGGGCAGTTTCAGCCGGGATACCGTACGCGGCATTCTGCAGCGCATTTTCTACACCGGCATGATCCCATACTACGGGCGTGACAAAAACGGCAAATCGAATAAACGCAAACCACCCCGGCTTTTTGATGGTTTGCATCCGGCACTGGTGGATGCGTCAGAGTTTCAGGCGGTGCAGGAATTACGCAGAGAACGAGCTAGAATTCCCCATGAGCGTACTGCTTGCAAGGTGCGTGTGTACCCGCTGACCGGTGTGCTGTATTGCGCGGCGTGTGGGGGACGCTTTCGGGGCAGTTCGTTGAATAACCGGCGAATTTATCGGGACTCCCACCAGGTGGAACGCACTCATGACTGTTCGCAACCCTCGCTGAAGGCATCTTATGTGGAACGCAGCCTGGTCGGGCTATTGCAGAAAACCCTGCTCTCAGCCGAAGTTACGGAAGGGATGCTCTCTTCGCAGTTACAGTTGGAGGAGGCCCAGGAACGTCGTGAGCGGGCCAATATTTTGTTCCTGGCGGGCGAAATTGACAAGGCGATGTATGATCGCGAGATTGAGAAATGTGAATTTGTGCGGGAGACCTTGCTTTTTTATGGTACTGATGCTAAGATTGCATCCGTTAGCGAAGTGCTCGACCAATTGAGAGATTGGCAGGCATTGTCGGAAATTAAAAAGAAAAGGCTCTTTCGACTGGTACTCGAAAGAGCCTACGTGCAAGGCAACACATTTGTGGCAATTCAACCTACAGTTGTGTTCGCGCCTTTGCTGAATCAATATTTCCCAAATGGGAAACAAAGATGTAGCTGCGGTCCCGACGGGGGTGGACACCACCCGAAGTAA
- a CDS encoding type II toxin-antitoxin system RelE/ParE family toxin: MPNAVSSKTVIIYRDAAGKEPFTHWINGLSDPGTRRRILKRLWRVESGNYGDYKMVGGGVHELRFFFGPGYRVYFGEDGDKIVVLLIGGDKNSQRRDIQQAQSYWKEYLSHA; the protein is encoded by the coding sequence ATGCCTAATGCTGTATCCTCCAAAACTGTCATTATCTACCGCGATGCGGCGGGCAAAGAGCCTTTTACCCATTGGATTAACGGCCTGAGCGACCCTGGCACCCGACGGCGAATTCTCAAACGTCTGTGGCGAGTTGAAAGCGGGAATTACGGTGATTATAAGATGGTAGGTGGAGGCGTACACGAACTACGCTTCTTCTTTGGCCCAGGCTATCGCGTATACTTTGGTGAGGACGGTGACAAAATCGTGGTCTTGCTAATCGGTGGCGATAAAAACAGCCAGCGTCGCGATATTCAACAAGCCCAATCTTATTGGAAGGAGTATTTGAGCCATGCCTGA
- a CDS encoding putative addiction module antidote protein — MPEYRTLNEVSIDYFFDHPDEIEDFLNEIFADYAQDGDSATLLSALRVIARVKGLSNMAAEIGMTRQGLQKALSAKGNPRLDNINAIMRAMGYQLMPHRLEVAA, encoded by the coding sequence ATGCCTGAGTACCGGACACTTAATGAAGTTAGTATTGATTATTTTTTCGATCACCCTGATGAAATTGAAGACTTTCTAAACGAAATCTTTGCTGATTACGCCCAGGATGGCGATTCGGCTACCTTGCTTTCGGCTTTGCGTGTAATCGCGCGTGTCAAAGGACTTTCCAATATGGCCGCCGAAATCGGTATGACCCGCCAAGGTTTGCAAAAAGCGCTCTCTGCAAAGGGTAACCCGCGATTGGATAATATCAATGCCATCATGCGAGCGATGGGCTATCAACTCATGCCTCACCGTTTGGAAGTGGCTGCCTGA
- a CDS encoding helix-turn-helix transcriptional regulator, whose product MSVVPSIKERRKARTKTYDHPALVNRLMELMAERKESYREASLASGLDHQAINRIRGGKRPSLTACIQLGNHFELDPNELIEMAGWPRIKAFDIHTESAENLPPEAVEVAVAVARIQNPGERRQVSDAILMLLQKYFK is encoded by the coding sequence ATGAGTGTTGTTCCCAGTATCAAAGAACGTCGCAAAGCGCGGACGAAGACCTATGACCATCCGGCGCTGGTGAATCGGCTGATGGAATTGATGGCCGAGCGCAAAGAATCATATCGCGAAGCTTCTTTGGCATCAGGTCTGGACCATCAGGCTATCAACCGCATTCGTGGCGGAAAACGACCTTCGCTGACAGCCTGTATCCAGTTAGGTAATCACTTTGAACTTGATCCGAACGAATTGATTGAGATGGCCGGTTGGCCGCGCATCAAAGCCTTTGATATCCATACGGAGTCGGCTGAAAACCTGCCTCCGGAAGCGGTGGAAGTTGCCGTGGCTGTCGCCCGCATCCAGAATCCAGGGGAACGCCGTCAGGTATCCGATGCCATTCTGATGCTGTTGCAGAAATATTTCAAGTGA